From the genome of Bacteroidota bacterium:
TTTTCAATATCATACATTCCAAGATTGCTCACGGTAAATGTTCCATTCGTGAACTCTTCCGGTTTCAATTTTCCTTCACGAGCACGCTTTGCTAATTCTTTTGTCTCAGACGAAATTTCCAGCAGCGTCTTTTGATCCGTATTGCGAATTACGGGAGTGATCAGACCTTCATCAACAGCCACGGCAACACTCACATCAATACGTCCATGTTGCACTATCTTCTCTGGATAGAAAGAACTATTTGCCTTTGGGTTTTCTCGAAGCGCAAGTGCAACAGCTTTCATAACGATATCATTGTAACTGATCTTGGTTCCGGTTACATCGTTGAATGATGAACGGAAATCCATTGCCCGTTTCATATTCATTTCTATCGTTAGATAGAAATGCGGAATTGTATTTTTGCTTTCCAGAAGACGCTTTGCAATCGTTTTTCGCATCATGGAGAGCGGAATCTCTTTAGTTTGCATCGGTGCAAGAACTTTTCGCGGCATGGATGAGCCACTCTTTCCTTCCACATCTGCCTTCACAATTCTGCCAAATGGTCCACTCCCTGCGACTGTGCGAAGATCAATATTTTTTTCCTGAGCAATCTTTTTTGCAAGCGGAGATGCTTTAACACGCGCATCTGCATTAATAATGGGAGCCGGAGCAGGTGCGGGAATATACGCCGGTGCAACTGAAGGAGCATTTACTGTCGGAGTTGTTTCCGGTTTCGGTGCAGGTGCTACCGGTGAAGATTCCGCAAGAAGAGCAGCAATATCTTCTCCTGCTTTTCCGATGATCGCCAACGGAGCACCAACTTTTACTCCCTCCCCTTCTTTTGCAAATAATTTCAGAATCACTCCTGAATCATATGCTTCCTGTTCCATATCCGCTTTGTCGGATTGAATGTCCGCAAGAATATCGCCGGACTTGATCGATTCGCCTTCTTTTTTCCGCCATTTTAGAATAACACCTTCTTCCATGGTGTCACTCAGTTTTGGCATTAACATTTTTGTTGCCATAATTTTCCTTTGGTATTAACACCTGGCAGGTCTTCAAGACCTGCCAGGTGTAACGAATTAACGATATAATACTTTTTTTACTGCAGCAATAACTTTTTCCGGACTCGGCAATGCTTCGTGCTCGAGATTCTCGGCATACGGCATCGGAATATCTGCGCTGTTGATTTTTTCCACCGGTGCGTCAAGATAGTCGAACGCTTTGGTGTGAAT
Proteins encoded in this window:
- a CDS encoding pyruvate dehydrogenase complex dihydrolipoamide acetyltransferase; protein product: MATKMLMPKLSDTMEEGVILKWRKKEGESIKSGDILADIQSDKADMEQEAYDSGVILKLFAKEGEGVKVGAPLAIIGKAGEDIAALLAESSPVAPAPKPETTPTVNAPSVAPAYIPAPAPAPIINADARVKASPLAKKIAQEKNIDLRTVAGSGPFGRIVKADVEGKSGSSMPRKVLAPMQTKEIPLSMMRKTIAKRLLESKNTIPHFYLTIEMNMKRAMDFRSSFNDVTGTKISYNDIVMKAVALALRENPKANSSFYPEKIVQHGRIDVSVAVAVDEGLITPVIRNTDQKTLLEISSETKELAKRAREGKLKPEEFTNGTFTVSNLGMYDIENFAAIINPPEGAILAIGSIIEKPVVENGQVVAGHTMKVTMSCDHRVVDGAIGAQFLQSFKKIIENPLLLVI